Proteins encoded in a region of the Populus nigra chromosome 3, ddPopNigr1.1, whole genome shotgun sequence genome:
- the LOC133690120 gene encoding 3-ketoacyl-CoA synthase 10: MANERDLLSTEIVKHGVESSGPNAGSLTFSVRVRKRLPDFLQSVNLKYVKLGYHYLINHAIYLATIPVLVLVFSAEVGSLSREELWKKLWQDARYDLATVLASFGVLVFTVSVHFMSRPRSIYLIDFACYRPDDDLKVTREQFIEQARKSGKFDEASLEFQNRILKSSGLGDETYIPKAIMSHENCATMKEGRFEASTVMFGALDELFEKTRVRPKDVGVLVVNCSIFNPTPSLSAMIINHYKMRGNILSFNLGGMGCSAGIIAVDLARDMLQANPNNYAVVVSTEMVGYNWYPGRDRSMLIPNCFFRMGCSAVLLSNRRRDFRHAKYRLEHIVRTHKGADDRSFRCIYQDEDEQKFKGLKVSKDLVQIGGEALKTNITTLGPLVLPFSEQLLFFTTLIWRHLSGNSNGSPSSPPAKPYIPDYKLAFEHFCVHAASKTVLDELQRNLELSEKNIEASRMTLHRFGNTSSSSVWYELAYLEAKERVKRGDRIWQIAFGSGFKCNSVVWRSMGRVRKPSRNNPWLDSIDRYPVPL; this comes from the exons ATGGCTAATGAAAGAGATCTCTTGTCCACCGAGATTGTGAAGCATGGGGTCGAGTCTTCAGGGCCCAATGCTGGTTCCCTAACATTTTCAGTGAGGGTCAGGAAAAGGTTGCCTGACTTTCTTCAATCGGTGAATCTAAAGTATGTCAAGTTGGGTTACCATTACCTTATCAATCATGCCATCTACTTGGCTACCATTCCTGTTTTGGTCCTCGTGTTTAGTGCTGAGGTGGGGAGCCTTAGCAGGGAAGAGTTGTGGAAGAAACTTTGGCAAGATGCTCGCTATGATCTTGCCACCGTGCTTGCTTCCTTTGGTGTTCTTGTGTTCACAGTTTCTGTCCACTTCATGTCACGCCCAAGGTCTATTTATCTCATTGATTTTGCATGTTATCGTCCTGATGATGATCTCAAG GTGACGAGGGAGCAGTTCATTGAGCAAGCGAGGAAATCAGGCAAGTTTGATGAGGCAAGCCTCGAATTCCAAAATAGAATTCTGAAATCATCAGGCTTAGGAGACGAGACCTATATCCCAAAAGCAATAATGTCACACGAGAATTGTGCAACCATGAAGGAAGGGCGTTTTGAAGCCTCAACAGTAATGTTTGGGGCCCTTGATGAGCTCTTTGAAAAGACCAGGGTCCGCCCCAAAGATGTTGGGGTCCTCGTGGTGAACTGCAGCATCTTTAACCCAACGCCGTCGCTCTCTGCCATGATCATCAATCACTACAAGATGAGGGGCAACATTTTAAGCTTTAATCTCGGTGGTATGGGCTGCAGTGCTGGGATTATAGCGGTGGATTTAGCCCGTGACATGTTACAAGCTAACCCAAATAATTATGCTGTGGTGGTTAGCACTGAGATGGTGGGCTATAATTGGTATCCAGGCCGAGACCGTTCTATGCTTattcctaattgcttttttaggATGGGTTGCTCCGCCGTGCTCTTGTCTAACCGCCGCCGCGACTTTCGCCATGCCAAGTACCGCCTTGAACATATAGTCCGTACCCACAAAGGAGCTGATGACCGTAGTTTCAG GTGTATTTACCAAGATGAAGATGAACAGAAGTTCAAGGGGCTGAAAGTCAGCAAAGACCTCGTGCAAATAGGAGGTGAAGCCCTTAAAACCAACATCACCACGCTAGGCCCTCTAGTGCTACCCTTCTCAGAGCAGCTCCTCTTCTTTACCACACTGATTTGGAGGCACTTATCTGGGAACAGCAACGGGTCCCCATCATCGCCACCGGCCAAGCCTTACATTCCAGACTACAAGCTTGCCTTTGAGCACTTCTGTGTCCATGCAGCCAGCAAGACGGTGCTCGATGAGCTGCAAAGGAATCTTGAACTGAGTGAGAAGAACATAGAGGCATCAAGAATGACACTGCACAGGTTTGGCAACACTTCTAGCAGCAGTGTCTGGTATGAGTTGGCCTACTTGGAAGCTAAGGAAAGGGTGAAGAGAGGAGACAGGATTTGGCAAATTGCTTTCGGGTCTGGGTTCAAGTGCAACAGCGTGGTTTGGAGGTCCATGGGGCGTGTGAGAAAGCCTTCTAGGAACAATCCTTGGCTCGATTCCATTGACAGATACCCCGTGCCTTTGTAA
- the LOC133689117 gene encoding uncharacterized protein LOC133689117 — protein MRGRSSKQETKEGMETGKLRKLKEEPHLSGAYIRSLVKQLTSSRTKDPMNPKGHGSADSDGFSGKNMADYSEGLSKNQKSQQPQEPQPHKKQVRRRLHTSRPYQERLLNMAEARREIVTALKFHRAAMKQANEQQQEQKNQQEQEQQQKQQQQSSLPVQLLPPPCFEQEGKIKSRRNPRIYPSNSTDFSNYVDNFSYKPFTPPPPCPPPYPFSWPSSSILDPTTAENINFPLPNQTLGLNLNFHDFNNIDTTLYYSSDNPPSVYSSSSPSSSSFPSPFIATEEIPSVSNTCEGMPPAAFDVTDSYGGAGLHQVMDDEEMAEIRSIGEQHQMEWNDTMNLVTSAWWFKFMKTMELDPEVKSTEDDGCHPFEQVMEFPAWLNANDQQHFNDHFSQDYFHDAALPCMDIGEIEGIDGEWLA, from the exons atgagggGTAGATCCTCTAAGCAAGAAACTAAAGAGGGCATGGAAACTGGTAAACTTAGGAAGCTGAAGGAAGAGCCTCATCTCTCTGGTGCTTATATACGTAGCCTTGTGAAACAGTTAACCTCTTCAAGAACCAAAGACCCCATGAATCCCAAAGGCCACGGCTCTGCTGATAGTGATGGTTTTTCTGGCAAAAATATGGCCGATTATAGCGAAGGTTTaagtaaaaaccaaaaaagccaACAACCCCAAGAACCTCAACCACACAAAAAACAGGTCAGGAGGAGACTGCACACCAGTAGGCCTTACCAAGAAAGGCTTCTTAATATGGCCGAGGCTAGAAGAGAGATTGTCACTGCCCTAAAGTTTCACAGGGCAGCTATGAAACAGGCCAATgaacaacaacaagaacagaaaaatcaacaagaacaagaacagcagcagaagcagcagcaacaatCATCGCTGCCTGTGCAGCTTTTACCCCCTCCTTGTTTTGaacaagaaggaaaaataaaatctaggAGAAATCCAAGAATATACCCATCAAACTCTACCGATTTTTCTAATTATGTCGACAACTTTTCCTATAAACCTTTCACTCCTCCTCCTCCCTGTCCTCCTCCATATCCCTTTTCCTGGCCTAGTTCTTCAATTCTTGACCCAACTACCGCTGAAAATATCAACTTTCCCCTTCCAAACCAAACCTTAGGTCTAAACctcaattttcatgattttaacaacATAGATACCACTCTTTATTACAGCAGCGACAACCCACCATCAGTTTACTCATCCTCAtctccatcatcttcttctttcccttctcCTTTCATCGCCACCGAGGAGATTCCTTCAGTTTCAAATACATGCGAAGGAATGCCACCTGCAGCATTTGATGTAACTGACTCATATGGTGGAGCCGGCTTACATCAAGTGATGGATGATGAGGAGATGGCAGAGATCAGATCAATAGGAGAACAACATCAAATGGAATGGAATGATACTATGAATTTGGTCACATCAGCATGGTGGTTCAAGTTCATGAAGACCATGGAGCTTGATCCTGAAGTGAAGAGTACAGAGGATGATGGCTGCCACCCATTTGAACAGGTCATGGAATTCCCAGCCTGGTTGAATGCAAATGATCAACAACATTTCAATGATCACTTCTCCCAAGACTATTTCCATGATGCTGCCTTGCCTTG CATGGACATTGGAGAAATTGAAGGAATTGATGGGGAGTGGCTAGCTTGA